In Allomuricauda ruestringensis DSM 13258, the following proteins share a genomic window:
- a CDS encoding DUF4129 domain-containing protein yields the protein MLKKLILSYLLLSWTILFAQNDSIVKYDESDIEPIEFSKEDLETYKNDSAFNYEEVKTESSWWTDVTNWFYTILRRFFEWIFGVGNAEGYLAVFLEILPYLLLVLFLYLVIRFFVNSNMYGIGKNKKNPNVVSLSEEEHIIKNEDIQQLVKNALADKNYRLAIRYYYLYILQLLSERELIDWQQQKTNDDYITELSESTLKNAFGKATLLYDYVWYGEFDIDHERYQKAEVIFNSLKNAITDV from the coding sequence ATGCTCAAAAAACTGATCTTATCATACTTACTTTTATCTTGGACAATACTTTTTGCCCAAAATGATTCCATTGTCAAATATGATGAATCGGACATTGAACCTATTGAATTCAGTAAAGAAGACCTCGAAACTTATAAGAACGATAGTGCGTTCAATTATGAGGAAGTAAAGACCGAAAGCAGTTGGTGGACCGACGTCACCAATTGGTTCTATACTATTTTACGTCGCTTTTTTGAATGGATTTTTGGCGTGGGAAACGCCGAAGGTTATTTGGCCGTTTTTTTGGAGATCCTCCCCTATTTGCTCCTTGTCTTATTCTTATATCTGGTAATTCGCTTCTTTGTCAACTCCAATATGTACGGGATTGGCAAAAACAAGAAAAATCCGAATGTGGTGTCCCTATCGGAGGAGGAACACATCATTAAAAACGAGGACATACAACAATTGGTCAAAAATGCCCTAGCGGATAAAAACTATAGGCTCGCCATTCGGTACTATTACCTCTACATCTTACAATTATTATCGGAACGGGAACTGATAGACTGGCAACAGCAAAAAACAAATGATGATTACATAACGGAACTCTCCGAAAGCACCCTGAAAAATGCTTTTGGGAAAGCTACCTTGCTCTACGACTACGTTTGGTATGGGGAATTTGATATTGACCACGAACGTTACCAAAAAGCAGAAGTTATATTTAAT
- a CDS encoding stage II sporulation protein M: protein MREAAFVRQNKDKWAAFENALLNKGQLHPDELSDLYIEITDHLSYAKTFYPGSNTQVYLNTLASQAHQKIYKTKRESRNRIVHFWKTEFPTMFIAHHRELLISFLVFAFFVTIGAFSSANEGDFVRSILGNGYVNMTLENIEKGDPMAVYKEQGAFNMFLGITINNIKVAIYAFAFGIFLGVGTLYILLQNGIMLGSFQYFFYEKGLLWESARTIWIHGTIEISVIIIAGCAGLVLANGLLFPGTYTRLESFKRGVKNGLKIMVSTVPFFIIAGFLEGFVTRHTEMPDGLAIFIILGSLSLIIFYYIIYPYQIHRKTAHADIQ, encoded by the coding sequence ATGCGCGAAGCCGCTTTTGTTAGGCAAAATAAGGATAAATGGGCCGCTTTTGAAAATGCCTTGCTCAATAAAGGGCAACTTCACCCCGATGAGCTTTCGGATCTTTACATTGAGATCACCGATCACCTGAGTTACGCCAAGACCTTTTACCCTGGGAGCAACACACAGGTTTACCTGAACACCCTTGCCTCCCAAGCCCATCAAAAAATATATAAGACCAAACGGGAATCCCGAAATCGTATTGTCCATTTTTGGAAAACAGAATTTCCGACCATGTTCATAGCCCACCACAGGGAATTATTGATTTCTTTCTTGGTATTTGCCTTTTTTGTGACCATTGGCGCATTCTCCTCTGCCAACGAGGGTGATTTTGTGCGATCCATACTAGGCAATGGATATGTGAATATGACACTAGAAAATATTGAAAAAGGCGACCCTATGGCGGTTTACAAAGAACAAGGGGCGTTCAATATGTTTTTGGGCATTACCATCAACAATATTAAAGTGGCCATTTACGCATTTGCATTTGGTATTTTTTTAGGGGTCGGTACGCTATACATTTTACTACAGAACGGAATTATGCTGGGGAGTTTCCAATACTTTTTTTATGAAAAAGGACTATTGTGGGAATCGGCCCGAACCATATGGATCCATGGAACCATTGAAATATCCGTAATAATTATTGCAGGATGCGCCGGACTGGTCTTGGCCAATGGCTTACTTTTTCCGGGCACTTATACTCGACTGGAATCTTTTAAACGAGGGGTTAAAAACGGGCTAAAAATAATGGTAAGCACAGTTCCTTTTTTTATTATTGCGGGTTTTTTGGAAGGCTTCGTCACCAGACACACCGAAATGCCGGATGGGTTGGCAATTTTCATCATACTGGGATCGTTGTCCTTAATAATTTTTTACTACATCATTTATCCATACCAAATCCACAGAAAAACCGCTCATGCAGACATCCAATAA
- a CDS encoding RDD family protein produces the protein MEQFQIETAQNITISQNTSHLGERMLAYIIDSFIILVYTILVIVFLISIEVDMDDQWVFYLILTLPAFFYYLLFETLMDGKTIGKGAMNLRVVKLDGSKPNFGNYFVRWALRIIDVGLTSGGAAVLTILIRGKGQRIGDIAAGTTVISEKKRVSLSDTLLRELPEDYKPTFPQVTVFKDQEMQTIKELYDKAKINGNHNIIVSLDKRIKEVLGVQTVLQPIEFVDVVIKDYNYYTQKM, from the coding sequence ATGGAACAATTTCAAATAGAAACGGCCCAAAATATAACCATCAGCCAAAACACATCCCACCTTGGTGAGCGCATGCTGGCTTATATTATTGATAGTTTCATCATTTTGGTATACACCATTTTAGTTATTGTTTTTTTGATTTCCATTGAGGTTGATATGGACGACCAATGGGTTTTTTATTTGATACTTACCTTGCCCGCTTTTTTTTATTATCTGCTTTTTGAAACCTTGATGGATGGCAAGACCATTGGAAAGGGGGCCATGAATTTACGAGTAGTAAAATTGGATGGTTCCAAACCTAATTTTGGAAATTATTTTGTGCGATGGGCCCTTCGAATTATCGATGTGGGCCTTACCTCCGGAGGTGCTGCCGTGTTGACCATTCTAATTAGGGGAAAGGGACAGCGAATCGGTGATATTGCTGCAGGAACCACGGTGATAAGTGAAAAGAAGCGAGTATCGTTGTCCGATACTTTGTTAAGGGAACTGCCGGAGGATTACAAGCCCACATTTCCGCAGGTAACTGTTTTTAAAGACCAGGAAATGCAAACCATCAAAGAGTTGTACGATAAGGCCAAAATAAATGGCAATCACAATATTATAGTATCGTTGGATAAACGCATCAAAGAAGTATTGGGGGTGCAGACAGTTCTGCAGCCCATCGAATTTGTAGATGTTGTCATCAAGGATTACAACTACTATACACAAAAAATGTAG
- a CDS encoding trimeric intracellular cation channel family protein, with the protein MLYQTIDILGTVAFAISGVLVAMEKRLDLFGVLIIAFVTAIGGGTLRDLMIGNTPVGWMQDLTYVTTIFITVVFAIIFVNKLKYLRKSLFLFDTIGIGLYTMVGVEKGLEAQLLPIMCVFLGTMTACFGGVIRDMLCNEIPIIFRRKEIYATTCILGGASYFLFMQFPIKDSYAYVAAILVVISLRLIAVKFDVRLPNIYKKEA; encoded by the coding sequence ATGCTATATCAAACTATAGATATATTGGGAACTGTGGCCTTTGCCATTTCCGGGGTTTTGGTCGCTATGGAAAAGCGTCTGGATTTATTTGGTGTGCTTATCATTGCATTTGTCACCGCGATTGGTGGCGGGACATTGAGGGATTTGATGATTGGCAACACCCCCGTGGGCTGGATGCAAGACCTTACCTATGTGACCACTATTTTTATTACGGTAGTATTTGCCATCATATTTGTGAACAAGCTCAAATACCTCAGAAAATCGTTGTTTCTGTTCGATACTATCGGTATTGGACTTTATACGATGGTTGGGGTGGAAAAAGGTTTGGAAGCGCAACTGTTGCCCATTATGTGCGTGTTTTTGGGCACAATGACGGCCTGTTTTGGTGGTGTGATACGAGATATGCTTTGCAACGAAATCCCAATTATTTTCCGAAGAAAGGAAATTTACGCGACCACTTGTATTTTGGGAGGTGCCAGTTATTTTCTCTTTATGCAATTTCCCATAAAAGATAGCTACGCCTACGTGGCAGCTATTTTGGTCGTTATCTCATTAAGGTTGATTGCGGTTAAGTTTGATGTTCGCTTGCCCAACATTTATAAAAAGGAAGCCTAA
- a CDS encoding dienelactone hydrolase family protein, translated as MIQTNNFTYAASGQSYQGVVAYDDSIKGKRPVVLVSHTWAGQSDFEADKATELAKQGYLAFAIDVYGKGKRAKNATEAEALMNELLADRQELLDRILLALDKIKEHDLANTEKVGIIGFCFGGKCALDLARSGIDIKGVVYFHGIFDPPDLDHEGDIKAKVLVLHGWEDPLAFPKDIVSLGYELTERNAVWEMDVFGHTGHAFTNPNANAPDDGMMYNPLASDRSWQRMSHFFEEVFAD; from the coding sequence ATGATACAGACTAACAATTTTACTTATGCAGCCAGTGGACAATCTTACCAAGGAGTGGTTGCCTACGATGATAGCATTAAGGGCAAACGCCCTGTGGTTTTGGTCTCCCACACATGGGCAGGGCAATCAGACTTTGAAGCGGACAAAGCCACCGAACTTGCCAAACAAGGTTACTTGGCATTTGCCATTGATGTGTACGGCAAAGGAAAGAGAGCCAAGAATGCGACCGAGGCCGAAGCATTGATGAACGAATTATTGGCCGACCGCCAAGAACTGCTCGATCGGATACTTTTAGCACTCGACAAAATAAAAGAACATGATTTGGCCAACACCGAAAAGGTCGGAATCATAGGATTTTGTTTTGGTGGAAAATGCGCTTTGGATTTGGCGCGTTCCGGCATCGACATCAAAGGAGTGGTGTATTTCCATGGCATCTTTGACCCGCCCGATCTGGACCACGAAGGGGACATCAAGGCAAAAGTATTGGTGCTTCACGGTTGGGAAGATCCGCTGGCATTTCCCAAAGATATCGTTTCCTTGGGTTACGAACTCACCGAACGCAATGCAGTTTGGGAAATGGATGTTTTTGGTCATACAGGACATGCTTTTACCAACCCCAATGCCAATGCACCCGATGATGGCATGATGTACAATCCTTTGGCCAGTGATCGGTCTTGGCAGCGTATGTCACACTTTTTTGAAGAGGTTTTTGCCGATTAA
- a CDS encoding peptidylprolyl isomerase → MRQSALTTSILFFLFVSCGESPKKDKDKVEENIAKTDTVPQIQIDATATEEEEEEPFKLTEENAIDFFFDYEKNLKKDKVKITTTMGSFTVQLYDDVPYHKANFIYLARQKYFDSTQFHRVVKDFIIQGGNSDDRKTARKRSRIGRYLLPPDAKKGHKHHRETISMPSSERDNPHKLASPYEFFIVVTNPGSYHLDGSYTPFGRVIEGMDVVDAINNVPVGDGDWPWQNIYILKAEVL, encoded by the coding sequence TTGAGACAATCGGCTTTAACTACAAGTATATTATTTTTTTTGTTCGTTTCCTGCGGGGAATCCCCAAAGAAGGATAAGGACAAAGTTGAGGAAAATATTGCAAAAACGGACACTGTTCCCCAAATCCAAATAGATGCTACCGCCACGGAAGAAGAAGAGGAAGAGCCCTTTAAACTTACCGAGGAGAATGCCATCGACTTCTTTTTCGATTACGAAAAAAACTTAAAGAAAGATAAGGTAAAAATCACCACTACCATGGGCAGTTTTACCGTACAGTTGTATGATGACGTACCTTACCACAAAGCCAATTTTATTTATTTGGCCCGACAGAAGTATTTTGACAGCACTCAGTTCCACAGGGTTGTGAAGGATTTTATTATTCAAGGGGGCAACTCCGATGACAGGAAGACAGCCCGAAAACGGAGCAGAATAGGAAGATACCTGCTACCACCTGATGCCAAAAAAGGCCATAAGCACCACCGTGAAACCATTTCCATGCCCAGCAGCGAAAGGGACAACCCCCATAAATTGGCCTCACCGTACGAATTCTTTATTGTAGTTACCAATCCAGGCTCCTATCACCTTGATGGCTCTTACACTCCTTTTGGGCGAGTGATTGAAGGAATGGATGTGGTGGATGCCATAAATAACGTACCTGTGGGCGATGGGGATTGGCCATGGCAAAACATATACATTCTCAAGGCCGAGGTGTTGTAA
- a CDS encoding NUDIX hydrolase, with product MDFNKFCQLALKLKNLPLPGEDSHHKMSPELRIQWLKENRQDINPKRAGVMALFYPDLEQETRLLLILRKVYQGVHSNQIGFPGGKVEKMDRDLLQTALRETHEEVGVPPTEVEVIKELSEVYIPPSNFLVRPYIGIYPNPRPFIKEESEVESLVEVYLRDFLDDSNHIEEILSTSYAKNINVPAFKLNGYTVWGATAMMMSEIKELLRQVL from the coding sequence ATGGATTTTAATAAATTTTGTCAACTTGCTCTAAAATTAAAAAATCTCCCACTTCCTGGGGAAGATTCCCATCATAAAATGTCCCCTGAGCTTCGTATTCAATGGTTGAAGGAGAACAGACAAGATATAAACCCCAAGCGGGCAGGGGTCATGGCGCTATTCTATCCAGATTTGGAACAAGAGACCCGTTTACTTTTGATCCTGCGGAAAGTATATCAGGGCGTGCATTCCAACCAAATCGGGTTCCCCGGTGGAAAGGTGGAAAAGATGGACAGGGATCTATTGCAAACTGCCTTAAGGGAAACCCATGAGGAAGTTGGCGTACCACCTACCGAGGTTGAAGTGATCAAAGAACTCAGTGAAGTGTATATTCCGCCCAGTAATTTTTTGGTAAGACCCTATATCGGGATCTATCCGAATCCGCGACCGTTTATCAAAGAAGAAAGCGAAGTGGAAAGCCTGGTGGAGGTGTATCTCAGGGATTTTTTGGATGATTCCAACCATATTGAAGAAATTTTGAGCACTTCTTACGCAAAAAACATAAATGTACCGGCCTTTAAATTAAACGGTTACACGGTTTGGGGAGCTACCGCCATGATGATGAGCGAGATCAAGGAGCTTTTACGACAGGTGCTTTGA
- a CDS encoding lysophospholipid acyltransferase family protein has product MGLFKKNPFGHILFFKRWLIRIAGMMTHQRYKGFNTLEIEGSQIIRDLPENNVLFVSNHQTYFADVVAMFHVFNASLSGREDNIKNLGYLWNPKLNIYYVAAKETMKKSLLTKILAYAGSISIERTWRAGGQNVNRQVKFSDISNIGKALNDGWVITFPQGTTTPWKPLRKGTAHIIKKYKPVVVPVVIDGFRRSFDKKGLRVKKKGILQSMQIKEPLDIDYDHESIDAILEKLEYAIEQHPSFLKVIPQKELLAYEEENQKRRYSYKGKLDG; this is encoded by the coding sequence ATGGGTCTGTTTAAGAAAAATCCTTTTGGACATATTTTATTTTTTAAACGATGGCTGATCCGTATCGCCGGTATGATGACACACCAGCGTTACAAAGGATTTAATACTCTCGAGATCGAAGGATCGCAGATTATCCGTGATTTACCGGAAAACAATGTTCTTTTTGTGAGCAATCACCAGACCTATTTTGCCGATGTGGTGGCTATGTTCCATGTTTTTAATGCCAGTTTGAGCGGGAGGGAGGACAATATTAAAAATTTGGGCTATCTCTGGAACCCTAAATTGAATATTTACTACGTGGCGGCCAAGGAGACCATGAAAAAGAGTCTATTGACCAAAATTTTGGCCTATGCCGGTTCCATAAGTATAGAGCGAACCTGGAGGGCGGGTGGTCAAAATGTGAACCGACAGGTGAAGTTCAGTGATATTTCCAATATTGGAAAGGCGCTAAATGATGGCTGGGTGATCACGTTTCCGCAAGGTACCACAACGCCATGGAAGCCATTGCGAAAAGGCACCGCGCACATCATCAAAAAATATAAACCTGTTGTGGTTCCCGTGGTTATTGATGGATTCCGACGTTCTTTTGACAAAAAAGGACTTCGTGTAAAGAAAAAAGGAATCTTGCAATCCATGCAAATCAAGGAGCCATTGGATATTGATTACGACCACGAGTCCATTGATGCCATATTGGAAAAATTGGAGTACGCCATTGAGCAACACCCATCTTTCCTAAAGGTAATTCCTCAGAAGGAGCTTCTTGCCTACGAGGAAGAAAACCAAAAAAGACGCTACAGTTATAAAGGCAAGTTGGACGGCTAG
- a CDS encoding RNA polymerase sigma factor — protein MNKELEHRFVTELEDNQNIVHKVCSLYTNDKDSHNDLFQEITIQLWKAYPKFRGDAKFSTWMYRVALNTAITLYRKSKKRVKTQDFESVLYKIKATDYDDTEERQLKLMYDAIKQLGDIDKALVFLYLEDKDYTEIAETLGITEVNARVKMSRVKNKLRTILNP, from the coding sequence GTGAACAAAGAACTGGAACATCGTTTTGTGACGGAACTTGAGGACAATCAAAATATTGTCCATAAGGTATGTAGCCTGTATACCAACGACAAAGATTCCCACAACGATCTGTTCCAAGAAATCACTATTCAATTGTGGAAAGCATATCCAAAGTTTCGGGGAGATGCCAAGTTTAGTACATGGATGTACCGGGTTGCCTTGAATACGGCCATCACCTTGTACCGAAAATCAAAAAAAAGGGTAAAGACTCAGGATTTTGAGTCGGTCCTCTATAAAATCAAGGCCACTGATTATGATGATACGGAAGAACGACAGTTAAAACTGATGTACGACGCCATAAAACAGCTTGGTGATATTGACAAAGCCTTGGTATTCCTCTATCTGGAAGACAAGGATTATACCGAGATAGCCGAAACTTTGGGTATTACAGAAGTAAATGCGAGAGTGAAGATGAGCAGGGTAAAAAATAAATTAAGAACCATATTAAATCCTTGA
- a CDS encoding amidohydrolase, with amino-acid sequence MKKFLPLGALLLLCTMGIHAQKKKNDVIKALESKSEKYIEIAHEIWNLAEMGYLEEQSSALLQKTLSDAGFSIETGIAGIPTAFKAEYGSGYPVIGILGEYDALPGLSQEAVPEKKSAGKAAGHACGHHLFGTASTAAAISVKDWMDTNNIKGTIRFYGCPAEEGGSGKVYMVREGVFDDVDVALHWHPSSANAASAGAALANKSAKFRFHGVSAHAAAAPQMGRSALDGVEAMNAMVNMMREHVPEDARIHYVITDGGKAPNVVPDFAEVYYYARHNTRDVVVDIFDRIVKAAEGAAMGTGTTMEYEMIGGTHELLPNLTVQKIMYDNLVKVGGVTYNEEEKVFAEKISKTLGKGAPDISSAEKIQPYKETANAFGSTDVGDVSFTVPTAGLGTATWVPGTPAHSWQAVAAGGMSIGSKGMMVAAQTIALTAMDIFENPKTVEAAKKELEERRGKDFKYIPMLGNRPPALDYRK; translated from the coding sequence ATGAAAAAATTTCTCCCGTTAGGTGCATTGCTACTTTTGTGCACCATGGGTATTCATGCCCAAAAAAAGAAAAACGATGTAATCAAGGCTTTAGAGTCCAAATCTGAAAAATACATCGAAATTGCCCATGAAATATGGAACTTAGCTGAAATGGGATATTTGGAAGAGCAAAGTTCCGCCCTTTTACAAAAAACCCTTTCCGATGCCGGGTTTTCCATCGAAACAGGGATTGCTGGTATCCCAACCGCCTTTAAAGCAGAATATGGATCGGGATATCCTGTAATTGGTATTTTGGGAGAATACGATGCTTTACCTGGTTTATCCCAAGAGGCGGTACCAGAGAAAAAATCCGCTGGTAAAGCTGCTGGACATGCCTGTGGGCACCACTTGTTTGGAACAGCATCCACCGCCGCAGCCATTTCGGTAAAGGACTGGATGGATACCAACAATATTAAAGGAACCATTCGCTTTTACGGATGCCCGGCCGAAGAAGGTGGTTCCGGTAAAGTTTATATGGTTCGCGAAGGCGTGTTTGATGATGTGGACGTAGCTCTGCATTGGCACCCAAGTTCGGCAAATGCTGCCAGTGCCGGTGCTGCATTGGCCAACAAATCTGCCAAATTCAGGTTCCATGGGGTTTCTGCGCACGCCGCGGCCGCACCACAAATGGGACGTTCGGCCTTGGATGGCGTAGAGGCCATGAACGCCATGGTAAACATGATGCGCGAACATGTCCCCGAAGATGCAAGAATTCACTACGTAATCACCGATGGAGGTAAAGCGCCAAATGTTGTTCCCGACTTTGCTGAAGTTTATTATTATGCAAGACACAACACCCGGGATGTGGTCGTGGATATTTTTGATAGGATCGTAAAAGCAGCAGAAGGTGCTGCCATGGGAACAGGAACTACCATGGAGTATGAAATGATCGGTGGCACCCACGAACTCCTGCCCAACCTGACCGTGCAAAAAATAATGTACGACAACTTGGTAAAAGTAGGTGGGGTTACTTACAATGAAGAGGAAAAGGTCTTTGCCGAAAAAATATCCAAAACTTTGGGCAAAGGTGCGCCGGACATTTCCTCAGCCGAAAAAATTCAACCTTACAAAGAAACAGCCAATGCATTTGGTTCTACCGATGTGGGAGACGTTAGTTTTACCGTACCAACAGCTGGCTTGGGAACGGCGACTTGGGTACCCGGAACACCTGCACACAGTTGGCAAGCCGTAGCTGCCGGTGGTATGAGTATCGGCTCCAAAGGAATGATGGTAGCCGCCCAAACCATAGCACTTACTGCAATGGATATTTTTGAAAATCCAAAAACGGTTGAAGCCGCCAAAAAGGAATTGGAGGAAAGAAGAGGAAAAGACTTCAAATATATTCCCATGTTGGGCAACAGACCTCCTGCACTGGACTATCGTAAATAG